The Lathyrus oleraceus cultivar Zhongwan6 chromosome 5, CAAS_Psat_ZW6_1.0, whole genome shotgun sequence genome includes the window tttcagatgtgaaaaatttgatcgtcgatttattgtaaaccgagttacctctgtgtttcgaaaataaaaaccgaacaactgatgatcaaatatttcaccttcgacatgggcactgatcatgtaatgttgtaTGGAAGACATTTTGTTCAAATATTAAATATGTAAATTTCTTTACTGGAATTGAATGCATTGGTAAGTTATTCATCTACACAACATAAATAACACTGCATTGATCACTTGGTCATTGTCTGTACaaacttgaccatgcatgcagtaAAAAGAATCTAACATGCAGTGAAAAGagtgacaagaacacacatgTGCCCGGGAATCAAGGAATCTCTGAACCAAGGAATCCATGTGCCCTAATATTCCTAAcaggcgcccattccctaggcgccataaagtaactTGGGCGCCAAGAGAAAGGGCGCCCTTTCACAAAAATTGTACCAAGGCACCACTAGGAAGGTCCAGACGTAATCCCGAGTATTAGAtccaagttgtaagagcttgcaagtcataaatactcgtctttcaagcccaaaaatacattcaaccaatcaaactcttttttgGCCGCTGTGCGATTGATCTTTTAAACCTCTTCATAAACGAAAGACACCTTGCCTTAAGGTGATATAAAGCAATGCTTCAgccacaattgttgagttgagataaatgacgtttttccgaatgttgatttgtaaatccattcgatgtgtggtatacgtccgctcctcatctgttttgggtaaaacaatgttttatcgccgattaatacaatatagctttcgctaaaatcgaccaacaaacaaacattttctacccagaactacgtaagccttgagttctatattgcacctggagatacgtaggagcaagattcGTAAGTCTTGTTAGGtccattaataaaaaacttaggtttagtcctcTTCGTtaaaatccaaaaacattcttccCTCTTCcattctttctttcccacctaataacttgagaaaacctaacatttcaaactaacactaacgcgcacaactaacctaacggttcccattgagtacaacggacgtggggggtgctaatacctttcccttgcgtaatcgactcccgaaccctgatttggttgcgatgaccataatcattgtcgttctttcttgggttttattgatatttcccctttccttttaggaataaatatatgttcgatggcgactctatttagtccatcatgcgagcgtgcgttgcgcttcgctaagtcgctaaaaaataataataataaattagTGTCCGATTAAAAGTACATAAATTAATTATGCTAAATAATTTATAGTTAAATTTAAAAAAACATGTCTTCTCGGcagtatatatatatattggttTAGTTTGGCTAAATTCCAATCGAGAGACATGAGATCTCCCAAAGTCATGAGAACAAACCCTAACATGTCTTCCTTCGATGTTTCACTTCCCACTCTTCCTTTTGATCTGATTTCAGAAATTGTTTCTAGGTTACCGGTGAAGTCCCTTCTCCAATTCCGATGCGTCTCCAAATCTTGGAAATCACTCATCTCCGATCCAATATTTGCTAGGAAACACCTTAACCTCTCAACCACGCGCCGCCTCCTCTGTCTTAGCTACGACAAACACTCGCACAGATTTTTTCTAAATTCTTACTCACTCCAATCCATTTTCAGAGACACAGACTACAACATCACTCGATTGGAGTATCCATCCGATAATATTTGCAAAGGCTCCCTGTCTCATTACGCTGTTGGCTCTTGTGACGGAATCCTTTGTGTTGCCACTTGTCGTTTTTTCCTCGATTTTAAACCTTTAGTTGTATTGTGGAATCCTTCTATTAGAAAATTTAAGGAATTGCCCCCTTTTGAAAATCCACCGGGGCTCGATCGCCTTTACATGTCATATGGCTTCGGCTATGATCATGCTTCTCATGATTACAAAGTGGTTGTTATTTACAACCTCTTGGGGATTAATGGGGGTATTGTTTGGGACACAACTAAAGCTAAGGTTTATACTTTGAGTACTGATTCATGGAGAACCATTCAACCTTTCCCTTTTGATTCTGTCTCTTCTTATCAACAAGGAAGATATGTAAGTGGTTCAATTAATTGGCTGGCCTATTCTAAAGGGACACATCAACGCTGTATTATTTCTTTTGATTTAGGTCACGAGACTTATCAAATGATTCGTATGCCTCTTGGACTAGAAAGGACACCTAAGGATCCGGTATTCTCTGTGTTGAGGGATTGGTTGTGCTTGATTTTTGATCATGATGTTTGGGTCATGAAGGAATACGGAGTTAAAGAGTCTTGGACTAAATTGTTCAACGTTACTCACTTGCTAGATCCTCCATTTAAGTCTTTTGTCTTGACAAATGTATTATATATTTTTCAAGACGATCAACTGCTGCTGCTGTTTCGAAAGGATTGTGAAAGGAGGTTCATTCTTTACAATTTCAAGAATGACACTTCTAAAGTTAGTTTTATGTTGAAAGACTTCCCACAACTGTGTGTTGAGAGTTTGATATCACCTTGTTCGTAATGCCAAAATTATTTTTGAAGACAATCAAGATCAAGTGCTGTTGTTTAAGGAGAGTTCAAGAAAAGAATTTGGTAGTTTATAATTCCAAGAATGGTACTTCTACATTGTTTAGTTTTTAGTGAaatttgtgattttttttttcatatcTCAATGTAATATGACAATTTTTTTTCATATGGTAAGTTAACACaatttttaaacttttattgTGATATTTTCTTTTGAATTGAACAATTGACTTTTCTAGTAATACATTTTATATAGAAACTCTTGTTTTTTTATTGACGTACACTTGATTTTTGTTCTTTACAACTACTGCTATTGCAATTTCTGCTGTTTTCATTTTTAACATCATATTTACTTGACAGCAGCACCAAGAAACTCTGATAAATTGATGCAGGATGAGGCGCTATAGTGTtatgcaaatgaattaatgtACAGGTGATAAAAAGGAGTACAGATGCATACATTATCTAATAGACTTAGGTTGTTCTGTCTCCTTTGGTTAATTGTCTCGAGATGATAATATATGGCTAAAAGCATTTGTGTATTATGGGATTGTTGCCGGGAAGTTTTGGGAAGTGATATTACCCAATGTAACCATTTGAAAATTGACAATGCTAGTTTGGttgaaaattgaaaattttgGACAAAAATTGCCCCCATTTTGGGGAGGTGACAGATTTAGAGGTGAGAACAAATGTGAGTTTTCTACAACATCTAATTTTCTTATGTCATAGAAGATTTTAGACCAAAATTGCTCCCTTTTTTGGGAGGTGGTATATTTTGTGTTTGACCAAAAATATAGGTATATAATATAAAGATGTTAGTTGAGTCaaatgatatatttttttttttaaaattcaacGATGTCAGACATTTCTTTATTCATAATGAGATTTGTTATATTGTATGTATTGGACACAGATAGAGGGTACGTCCCTTTATGAGTATATAAACATTCAAAGGGATTTGTTCAATGATTAATTTTAAACTGCTCATAAAGCCACAACATAGAAATTTAAGAAGACTTACCTTTCTCTTTTACTTTCGCATACTGTAATATGATTTTCGGCCCTTGATCCTTCCTTTGCTGGTTGTAGTTAATGAATTTAAATAcatattgtaagaccctaatttttaccttAAGATCCatcatgctatctcatcatttgtATTGGCTTTGAGATCACATCTTGACATCCTCATTATCCCTCATTCATTGAatttacattgggagagatcatcaagcatatttgattgtatcatactttgtttttcattatttactaaccaaaatgccaaaaatatgtatgtgtataactttgtttcttttgtaggtagtgtgtgtatccaccaatgtctcatcaagctcacaactagggtttgagactctCAGCGCAAGGAGATTAGTCAAGATATGATTCACATTGGTTgtagacatcatatatggatccccacgatcttcacttatcattttgatcaagaaattaTCAAGAGTTTGAATCTTGTTTGTCTTGGAAGTCCTAATTCATCTATATCTTGTGTGACTTCCccaacaagtttcttcaataattgataaaatacttcaagggatacttaatGTTACACcatcttatacatatattatcctccatgagtccaaaaaatcaagagaacttcaagttttcaagttagttcaaggtggttgaccagagaaagtcaattggtcaaaactggggttcactagaccctatctcctacaattttggtcatatgaaaatgattccaagataaaaaTTACTCCTTATGATATTAGAAACAACTTTCTTGTTGAAGTTAAGAGTTAGTGTTTCTTGGtaagtcattttttatggtgaaagaaTATAAGTCATTTTGTgtgtgccctagttaggaggtcaacttccaaggaccataacttgctcaatttttatgagatgaaagtcattcaagtttcatgataaaatgaaagatgtcctatccaacttttattctttgagaaacttcaaattcaacttgcaagggcatgtgccaagaggaaacattataggtcattttgggccattaccattgaacaaactaaaactctagtaacagactatcgatgtcacactggatgttataacatccaattctgcgcagacaggaatgatgcagaaagtaaatgtaaaGGGCAGGAAAtaacacagagaattgtttacccaattcggtgacaaacacacctacgtctgggggctaccaagccaggaaggaaatccactataagaggtattaattcaggacttaaaccaactgtttaatcaTATCACTTAAGATCTAtccaatgcaatttcaatctaaactaagaccagagttcctactcactccccctcaatcacagcagtgattacaacctttaataagtttaaagtcagtggtgaagttatacttcaaacaactcttgattgtgcttaaaagctttaatcaagaaacacagcactcacgcttaaaagcttagagtgacacaccaattacaactcaatgaacaccctagtccaatgcaatcatctaggtgataattgcttggcttACAAATAAAACCTAATACAAAACACAATAAAACGTACAGCAAGTAAATACACTGATGTATTTAATTCTTCACATTTCAAATtcctgagttgctgaaagtaggattgtcatccttttataatgcagcacttgggccttgtacttgaattccctaaaattaaggttaagcaaattaacctaatttccacacattaggatgctaacaaataggctatatgctaggtctcttaattttagcatagttgttagtttcctggattttagctcagctgttagatCCCTGAAAAACAGTCTGAAATAAATACTGaagcataacagaaaaactaactagcctacactttagcatatgctgtcaggaatgtatgtcataacattcagtttgacatccaaacaataggctatatgctaggtctgttagtctcctgaaaaacagcctgaactaaatactgaactataacagaaaaactaactagcatataattcagtatctgctgtcagggatgaatgtcataacattcagtttgacattcagtaaatcctgtattagctaatcctgcagcatactacttaagcatgtcatgacatcattcaagacatcagagtacagtaagtgttttaacagcatatgctaaagcaacacttaatattgCAGACCAAAACAGACAAAAATAGAAGCAATTATCAGAcacacaatcttgattttacttcacagtttcaatcaagaagacacactcttgatcttgctttacaacGTTGATCAAGACgacacccacttgatcttgcttcacaactttgatcaagtagacacacacttttgaaatattaaacagtaCATTTCTAACATCCTTAGTTTCTATAATtcctcagaaaggcatattcccaaCTTGCCctttaaattttcaaactgagtagcatccaaagcctttgtaaatatgtcaaCAAGTTGTAGTTCAGTTGCTACATattccaaggtaatcactttgtcttataccagatctcttatgaagtgatgtctaatgtcaatatgtttgaTCCTGCTGTGTTGGATAGGGTTCTTTGAAATATTGATGACACTGAGATTGccacagaacaatgtcatgacattctgagagacattgtactcagtcagcatctgtttcatccataccagttaggaacaactgcttccagctgttatgtactcagcttctgcagtggataatgatacacaattccgtttcttgctgaaccaagatatgagattgtttcccaagaagaaacacCCTCCTGAcgtgctttttctgtcatcagcactcccagcccaatcaacatcataatacccagataagataggctcagagccatgagagtatagcataccataatcacaagtcccattgatatacttgagaatcctcttgacttgatttaagtgactcactttgggttctgcttggtacCTAGCACACATACCAACTgcttaagcatgtcatgacatcattcaagacatcagagtacagtaagtgttttaacagcatatgctaaagcaacacttaatattgCAGACCAAAACAGACAAAAATAGAAGCAATTATCAGAcacacaatcttgattttacttcacagtttcaatcaagaagacacactcttgatcttgctttacaacGTTGATCAAGACgacacccacttgatcttgcttcacaactttgatcaagtagacacacacttttgaaatattaaacaatacattTCTAACATCCTTAGTTTCTATAATtcctcagaaaggcatattcccaacttgccccttaaattttcaaactgagtagcatccaaagcctttgtaaatatgtcagcaagttgtagttcagttgCTACATattccaaggtaatcactttgtcttaTACCATATCTcttatgaagtgatgtctaatgtcaatatgtttgaTCCTGCTGTGTTGGATATGGTTCTTTGAAATATTGATGACACTGAGATTGccacagaacaatgtcatgacattctgagagacattgtactcagtcagcatctgtttcatccataccagttgggaacaactgcttccagctgttatgtactcagcttctgcagtggataatgatacacagttctgtttcttgctgaaccaagatatgagattgtttcccaagaagaaacacCCTCCTGAcgtgctttttctgtcatcaacactcccagcccaatcaacatcataatacccagataagataggctcaaagccatgagagtatagcataccataatcacaagtcccattgatatacttgagaatcctcttgacttgatttaagtgactcactttgggttctgcttggtacCTAGAACACATACCAACTGCATAGGCAATATCAGGTCTACTAGAAGTTAGATATAGTAagctacctatcatgcttctatacaagcattgatcaacactagaacctccttcatctttagttaactttaaatgagtaggtgcaaAAGTTCTTTTGTGACTGtcattatccataccaaacttcttaactatgttcttgacatatttgctttgagagagaaacatagaatcttccatctggttaacttgcagtccaagaaaataagtcaattccccaaccaaactcatttcaaattcagattgcatctggttaacaaaatgtttcaccattttatctgacattccaccaaacacaatatcatccacatatatttgggcaatcatgattttgccatcttcatccttcacaaa containing:
- the LOC127084593 gene encoding F-box/kelch-repeat protein At3g23880, with translation MRSPKVMRTNPNMSSFDVSLPTLPFDLISEIVSRLPVKSLLQFRCVSKSWKSLISDPIFARKHLNLSTTRRLLCLSYDKHSHRFFLNSYSLQSIFRDTDYNITRLEYPSDNICKGSLSHYAVGSCDGILCVATCRFFLDFKPLVVLWNPSIRKFKELPPFENPPGLDRLYMSYGFGYDHASHDYKVVVIYNLLGINGGIVWDTTKAKVYTLSTDSWRTIQPFPFDSVSSYQQGRYVSGSINWLAYSKGTHQRCIISFDLGHETYQMIRMPLGLERTPKDPVFSVLRDWLCLIFDHDVWVMKEYGVKESWTKLFNVTHLLDPPFKSFVLTNVLYIFQDDQLLLLFRKDCERRFILYNFKNDTSKVSFMLKDFPQLCVESLISPCS